In the genome of Mycobacterium kansasii ATCC 12478, one region contains:
- a CDS encoding DUF4192 domain-containing protein, translating to MTKHRPDFELNRPGALIAALPAILGFVPEKSLVLVSVDEGELGSVMRVDVSEQLADRVEQLAEVAAAADPEAAIAVIVDADGARCPGCSDEYRRVCDALAEALAQRDIVLWAAHVVDRIAVGGRWHCVDDCGSGGVIDDPAASPLAVAAVLDGRRLYPRRADLEAVVAVDDRERTGTLVPTVKREAAERDIAERADPLGCSRRDVEKAMAAAARVADGQRLSDVELAQLGCALTDVRVRDTLYALAVGEDSGPAESLWAVLARALPEPWRVEALVLLGFSAYARGDGPLAGVALEAALRCSPGHRMAGMLDTALQSGLRPEHIRELATTGYRLARQLGVRLPPRRAFGSFGQSGRCAG from the coding sequence ATGACGAAGCATCGACCTGACTTTGAACTGAATCGCCCTGGCGCCCTGATCGCCGCGCTGCCGGCCATCCTCGGGTTCGTGCCGGAAAAATCGCTAGTCCTGGTCTCGGTGGACGAGGGTGAACTGGGATCGGTGATGCGCGTCGACGTGTCGGAGCAGCTTGCCGACCGCGTGGAGCAGCTCGCGGAGGTGGCCGCCGCGGCGGACCCCGAGGCCGCGATCGCGGTGATCGTCGACGCCGACGGAGCGCGGTGTCCGGGATGTAGTGACGAGTACCGGCGGGTGTGCGATGCGCTGGCCGAGGCGCTGGCGCAGCGTGACATCGTGCTCTGGGCGGCTCACGTGGTCGATCGCATCGCGGTCGGCGGACGCTGGCATTGTGTCGACGACTGCGGTTCGGGTGGCGTCATCGACGACCCGGCGGCGTCGCCGCTGGCGGTGGCGGCGGTACTGGACGGTCGGCGGCTATACCCGCGGCGTGCCGACCTCGAGGCCGTGGTCGCCGTGGACGACCGGGAGCGCACCGGCACGCTGGTGCCCACGGTGAAGCGAGAGGCGGCCGAGCGTGACATCGCCGAGCGCGCCGACCCGTTGGGCTGTAGCCGTCGCGACGTGGAGAAGGCGATGGCCGCTGCCGCGCGGGTGGCCGACGGGCAACGGCTATCGGACGTGGAGCTGGCCCAGTTGGGCTGTGCGCTGACCGACGTGCGGGTGCGCGACACGCTTTATGCCCTGGCGGTCGGTGAGGACTCCGGCCCGGCCGAGTCGTTGTGGGCAGTACTGGCCCGCGCACTACCCGAGCCGTGGCGGGTGGAGGCGCTGGTGTTGCTGGGGTTCAGTGCCTACGCCCGCGGAGACGGTCCGCTGGCCGGGGTGGCCCTGGAAGCCGCGCTGCGCTGCTCGCCGGGTCATCGGATGGCCGGCATGCTGGACACGGCGTTACAGTCCGGGCTTCGGCCGGAGCACATCCGGGAACTCGCGACCACCGGCTATCGGTTGGCCCGGCAACTCGGCGTGCGGCTACCGCCGCGCCGGGCGTTCGGCTCATTCGGCCAATCCGGCCGATGTGCGGGGTAA
- the ideR gene encoding iron-dependent transcriptional regulator IdeR, with the protein MNDLVDTTEMYLRTIYDLEEEGVTPLRARIAERLEQSGPTVSQTVSRMERDGLLRVAGDRHLELTDKGRALAIAVMRKHRLAERLLVDVIGLPWEEVHAEACRWEHVMSEDVERRLVKVLNNPTTSPFGNPIPGLLDLGVGPEFGAEDANLVRLTELPAGPPVAVVVRQLTEHVQGDIDLITRLKDAGVVPNARVTVETSPGGGVTIVIPGHENVTLPHAMAHAVKVEKV; encoded by the coding sequence ATGAACGACTTGGTTGATACCACCGAGATGTACTTGCGGACGATCTACGACCTCGAGGAAGAGGGCGTCACGCCGCTGCGCGCCCGGATAGCCGAGCGCTTGGAGCAGAGCGGGCCTACTGTCAGCCAAACCGTATCCCGGATGGAGCGGGACGGATTGCTTCGGGTGGCCGGGGATCGCCACCTCGAACTCACCGATAAGGGCCGGGCGCTGGCGATCGCGGTGATGCGCAAGCACCGCCTTGCCGAACGACTCCTCGTCGACGTCATCGGGTTGCCGTGGGAAGAGGTACACGCCGAGGCTTGCCGATGGGAACACGTGATGAGTGAGGACGTCGAGCGTCGGCTGGTCAAGGTGCTGAACAACCCGACAACATCTCCGTTCGGCAATCCGATTCCGGGCTTGCTGGACCTGGGCGTGGGGCCGGAATTCGGCGCCGAAGACGCCAACTTGGTGCGGTTGACCGAGCTGCCCGCCGGTCCGCCGGTGGCAGTAGTCGTTCGCCAGCTCACCGAGCATGTTCAAGGCGACATCGACTTGATCACGCGGCTCAAGGACGCCGGCGTCGTGCCGAACGCCCGCGTGACGGTCGAAACCAGTCCGGGAGGCGGCGTGACCATCGTCATCCCGGGGCATGAGAACGTCACCCTGCCCCACGCAATGGCGCACGCCGTGAAGGTCGAGAAGGTCTGA
- the sigB gene encoding sigma-70 family RNA polymerase sigma factor SigB, which translates to MAHATTSRADSDLDAQSPAADLVRVYLNGIGKTALLNAADEVELAKRIEAGLYAEYLLETRKRLGENRKRELAAVVRDGEAARRHLLEANLRLVVSLAKRYTGRGMPLLDLIQEGNLGLIRAMEKFDYTKGFKFSTYATWWIRQAITRGMADQSRTIRLPVHLVEQVNKLARIKREMHQNLGREATDEELAEESGIPVDKINDLLEHSRDPVSLDMPVGSEEEAPLGDFIEDAEAMSAENAVIAELLHTDIRSVLATLDEREHQVIRLRFGLDDGQPRTLDQIGKLFGLSRERVRQIERDVMCKLRHGERADRLRSYAS; encoded by the coding sequence ATGGCACATGCCACCACAAGCCGGGCTGACAGCGATCTGGATGCTCAAAGCCCCGCAGCGGACTTGGTGCGTGTATATCTGAACGGCATCGGTAAAACGGCGTTGCTCAACGCCGCCGATGAAGTTGAGCTGGCCAAGCGCATCGAAGCCGGGCTGTATGCCGAGTATCTGCTCGAAACCCGAAAGCGGTTGGGCGAGAACCGGAAACGCGAATTGGCGGCCGTGGTACGCGACGGCGAGGCAGCGCGCCGTCACCTCCTCGAGGCGAACCTTCGGCTGGTGGTGTCACTGGCCAAGCGCTACACGGGCCGCGGAATGCCGCTGCTCGACCTCATCCAGGAGGGCAACCTGGGCCTGATCCGCGCGATGGAGAAGTTCGACTACACAAAGGGATTCAAGTTCTCGACGTATGCCACCTGGTGGATCCGCCAAGCCATCACCCGTGGCATGGCCGACCAGAGCCGTACTATTCGTCTGCCCGTTCACCTGGTCGAGCAGGTCAACAAGCTGGCGCGGATCAAGCGCGAGATGCACCAGAACCTGGGCCGGGAAGCCACCGACGAAGAACTCGCCGAAGAGTCCGGCATTCCGGTTGACAAGATCAACGACCTGCTCGAACACAGCCGGGACCCGGTGAGCCTGGACATGCCGGTCGGCTCTGAGGAAGAGGCGCCGCTGGGTGACTTCATCGAGGACGCCGAAGCCATGTCCGCCGAGAACGCCGTCATCGCCGAACTGCTGCACACCGATATCCGCAGTGTGCTCGCCACTCTCGACGAACGTGAGCACCAGGTGATCCGGCTGCGCTTCGGCCTGGACGACGGTCAGCCGCGCACGCTCGATCAAATCGGCAAGCTGTTTGGTCTGTCCCGCGAGCGCGTGCGCCAGATCGAGCGAGATGTGATGTGCAAGTTGCGCCATGGCGAACGTGCCGATCGGCTGCGGTCATACGCCAGTTGA
- a CDS encoding DUF3099 domain-containing protein, whose translation MWESREMKRGFELSFDDFDERGRPVLITAAAPSYEEQHRARVRKYLTLMAFRIPALILAAVAYGAWHNGLVSLLIVAVSIPLPWMAVLIANDRPPRSADEPRRFDDARRRTPLFPTAKRPALEPRRDPAPQSDSPDFDGWSNPR comes from the coding sequence GGCTTCGAGCTGAGTTTCGACGACTTCGACGAGCGGGGTCGCCCGGTATTGATCACCGCCGCCGCACCGTCCTACGAGGAGCAGCACCGAGCGCGGGTGCGCAAGTATCTGACCTTGATGGCGTTCCGGATTCCGGCGCTCATCCTGGCCGCCGTCGCATACGGGGCCTGGCACAACGGTCTTGTTTCACTACTGATCGTGGCTGTCTCGATTCCGTTGCCATGGATGGCCGTGCTCATCGCCAACGACAGACCACCCCGCAGCGCCGATGAGCCCCGACGATTCGACGACGCCCGACGACGCACTCCGCTGTTTCCGACGGCCAAGCGTCCGGCGCTGGAGCCTCGGCGAGACCCTGCGCCCCAATCGGACTCCCCGGACTTCGACGGCTGGTCCAATCCCCGTTAA